The Daphnia carinata strain CSIRO-1 chromosome 1, CSIRO_AGI_Dcar_HiC_V3, whole genome shotgun sequence sequence CAAATATGGGTCCCAGTTCAGAGTTTCGAGATTCATCAGCATGGTACGGGATGCATTAGTCACGTCAGTTAGATGTAAACCGCCTTTCATTCCGCCAGTCAAATTCTGTGTAACAAAATAACTCAGAAAATTGAACTTGAACCTTGTCAAGGTTGTCTAGTACCCAAATCAGCCATGTGTCAACAGTTCCAAACAAGCAGCGATTTTCGGCAATGGCGTCTCGCACTTCAGGGACGTTATCTATTAACCATTTGAGTTTAAGCGCACTAAAATAAGTACTAATGGGAAGGCCACAATGTTCCTTCAAGAAATCCTTATTTCCACCCTGTACCTTGGCGAGTAACATTTCCACCGTACTCTTTGTGCGGGCGTCCAGCCaaactaaatgaaaataacgTGATAGTTTGATACATGAAAACACGAGAAAATCTGAAGTTTTTGACTCACTGATGGCATTATAAAGCGGTTTTCCTGTCTGTTTGTCCCACACTATAGTTGTTTCCCGTTGGTTGCAAACGCCAACTGCCTTGATGTCTCCAGGATCGATTTCCAAGCTTTTCAGATTCTCAACCGTTTTACAAACGCATTCGATCACGGTGTGCAGTAGTTCCATTGGATCCGATTCTACCCATCCTTCAGCAGGTGTAAGCTGTGTTACTTCTACTTGATGATAGGTGAACAGCTCTGCTCTTTGGGCtgagaaaacataaaaatttcatttatgaACATGGGTTTGAATttatatattcttttttttagagatTCACCAGAAATCGACTGCTGCTGGTCCCTTGATCAATTGCTCCTATGAGGGGGCCATATTTTTCAACCATTTTCACTTTAACCGTAAGATCACTGTTTAAGGTAAATACGCAAATTATTGAGTGTTTGCTACAGTCAAGATATCTCTATGCAATGCTTGCAGAAAATTCTAGGATGTCTGCCTTTCAGTTGTAGCGCTCAAGCATAACTGGCAGGAAACTTTTACACTTGTTTTAGTTTCAGATGAGATATTTAGGAATTTAATGCATAGAAAGGAAGTAGCCAGATGGGTATTGAATTACAGGATGGGCCTTCTAGTGAAGCTACTACCCAAGCTTGTTGTGAAATCACTGGAAGTATCATGTTCTAATAAGAAAAGTGAAATGTGTTAAGAATATATCAGGCAGTGTGGATGTTATCATGAAATTGatctaaagaaaatgaaatattttcggtttaaaaagaataagcTACGTCATTTCTCAACGGCTACAAGGCCACCGACATTGCATTCCACTGGGGCATGTAACGCCAAGAGAAACAATTGTCACAATGTactgtttgaaattgtttctATAACGCCACACGTGGGAAAAGCGATACCAGGATAAAAATGTCTGTAAACGAAACTTATCTAAAACCAATATTATGTGTTCTTACTTATTGTACTTGCAAAACCTTGAAAATATCTCGTGAGATCAACTGCGGGTCCCTATGTGTTTACGGTTGCCGTTGAAGCACGGTAGGTAAACACGATTGGTTTGCGTCGTCTGCTGACAAAGTAAATCACATGATGAACTCCCGAAGGAAGCCTCGACGAACTCGGAACTAGTCGCATTTTATTGATTCACAAGAaaagttttaaatatttttatcgCATTTTTCTGGAATTAAGCTATTTCTAGCATAATGAAAACTTACATAATGTTTTTAGAACTTTTAAGCGTGGACCTTATCGTCGGCCAAGAGACCAACATTCATCTAATCTGTTGTAAATGAAATTGTTCAGCTGACATCCTTCCATTGCTATCTACCGCCCGGgttgaaaatgcaaaaaaaaaaaataataatttccatttgaatacttcgttttattattcaaattgcGAGCGCCACGCATGTTGTCGTCTGCAATCGTaattttgttgtgtttaaGCACCCTCCCCACCACaccccaccaccaccaaaaAGGATGCCAAATTAGCCCCTAACAAAATAGAAAGTCTTAAGAATACTTAACATTCTAAATTCTTCTAAAGAAACTATATTTATAAACTTTCCAAGAAAAAGCCTAAAAGAGGTAATTAAATAAGTGAAAACACTTTGACTTTTCAAAACTAAGACTCCTTTGTTTGGCAACGCCACTGTTCACATGCACGCGGTAACTTTCTTCGTCGGGTCGGAAGTGTTTCTTGGCTGATAATAGGAAAGCTTTTTCATAGTGTTATTAAAAGTTCCGTAAACGTAATTAATACGTAACAGTTATAGTTACAGTTCAAAGTTCGGATGTTAAAAGAATGTGCTAGACCTTATTTTCATTATAATTGGTGTATAAGTCGCCCTCTAGAGCTgggaaaatgttaaaataacAGTTCATGTCTTATGAAATGGACACCCAAAAGTAAAACTGGTAAGAGCTATGCATTCTAAAGTTAGCATGGGTTATTCATATTTAAACGATGTTTCTGTCTCAAAGTGTATTCAAATATTTTCGTTAGGGGGCATTTACTGGAATAAACATGGTTATTTCTGGGGAGGAAACTGTGGAGTCATCTTCAGCAATGCATACAGAAAAAATTTATCTGTTTAATGAAAATGTACTTGAAAATGGTGACAGCCTTAACTACAGGAGTCTTTTAACTGATGCTGTAAAAATGGAGAATCAAGGAAAGTTTCTTGAATTTGCATGGGGTATGGAAATGCAAGTTGAAGAAGTACCTATAAAGCCATTGAGAGTAGTGGAAGTTGATCTTAACATGCAAGTACCAGTATCACTACAAGTAGATGTAATTTATATTTGGTCGACTTACATGTTcattatttttctaatttgttATGTATTATCAAACATTCCAGAATGTCGAACTGCTTAAAGAAATTTCCAAGAAAGCATATGGTGAGGAAGAAAACAGATTGTCATTTGGGTCCATCTTAGGACAGGGATGGGAACTTGGAGCTTCAAAAATATATGGTCCCAATCATGAGGATGTTGAATTATCATCCATGATCACCAGTCATCTCCAGCTTCCCAGTGAGATGAATATAGCAGCAAAGTTCAAGAAATTAGTGTTGTACGCAGGACATCATTGCTTCCTTAATAACCTGGGCTCCTGTTGGGTCGATGGAAAATTTGGTACTCTACTCCTTCAATTACCTGTGGAAGGAGGACATGAAGGTGGACATTTAAATATTGAATATcaaggaaggaagaaaaagtttGAGAGCCATACGAATAGCGATAGAACTTTCTATCTGTCTTCATTTTACAATTGCTGTGAACATTTTATCGAACCCGTTTTACAAGGACACAAATTGATGCTCGTATTCGATCTCATTTGGACAAATGCCAAAATAGAGATCCCACGTAactttcctgtttttcttacAGCGCTCAAACAAATCAAGAAAGCGATCAAATCATGGCGTCACCATCATCTGttaaattcaaagaaaaaggataaaaCGCAACGTGTCATGCATTCAGGTTGCTCGCCATCCGATTCTGGAACGGAGTTATCTCCTACGATTGCAGCAGAAGACATCTGCATAAAATATTACAGTCTGGACAGCGACGCGGATTTTCTCTATTCTGAGGAaatattgaaagaaaatatctTGTTCCtggttttaaacaaaaaataggaCAAGAAACTCCTTTCATTTGAACTATTGCGGAGACGTGATCGAATTTTCGCGGAAGCATTGTTGCAGTGCAGTTCCTTAGATGTGCATCTCGCTttagcaaaacgaaaaatccCACATGTAAGAAGAGAAGATTCagttggtgttgaacaattTGAAACAGTTACAATCCCTGAAAAGGTCAAAGTACTTGAAGTCTCACATTGCATTGATTCTAATAATGTGGCAAGAAACTTGAGCATCGAATTGAATTGGGACGAACAATATGTTGGAACCATTCAGCAAGACCAAGAGAAGTTGGCCAACAACAAAGATGGTGGACGACAAGCCGAAACTGATCAAACAAGTTCATATTACGGCGTGTTGATTTTCTGGCCCAAACTTCTTTCTGTTCAGATATATTGTCGTTTTGGTCTCCATTCACTTATCCTGCAAATGTGTAAATCTCTACCATCTTTACCCAAATGGAAAGAAGACACCTTAAGCAGTGCTAAAAGTGATTTGCGACAGTTAATATCATTTTGTGGTACTGAACCTGAGAAAGCATGGATCAAATCGGGGATGCCGAAAGGGGAATTGACACTACGATTGCTCCGATTTTGTATTGCATTGCGAGCCCGTGAAGAGGGTCTTGACTTGTTGAGGATTCTCGGTTCAAATTTCAACGTGGAGCTTAATAGTGGAGTCGCATACAATGAGTGTAACTTCGAAGGAATTCAAAACGAAGAAGTGGCTTATGCCATAGCAAAATTTGAGTGTCAAGTAGCCGGTTAGTATTAAGTTCATACAATATGAGATTTGTTTATTGATATTTTGACGATTTCTTTTAGGTTGGAATGTTATCGCTGATCTGGTTAAGAAATTGGTTACGCCCGACCGCATCGCCAAGCAGTTGATTCCAATTTGCAAATTGCCAAAATTCTTCTTGGAGGTCAATTGCA is a genomic window containing:
- the LOC130701601 gene encoding uncharacterized protein LOC130701601 isoform X1, with amino-acid sequence MVISGEETVESSSAMHTEKIYLFNENVLENGDSLNYRSLLTDAVKMENQGKFLEFAWGMEMQVEEVPIKPLRVVEVDLNMQVPVSLQVDNVELLKEISKKAYGEEENRLSFGSILGQGWELGASKIYGPNHEDVELSSMITSHLQLPSEMNIAAKFKKLVLYAGHHCFLNNLGSCWVDGKFGTLLLQLPVEGGHEGGHLNIEYQGRKKKFESHTNSDRTFYLSSFYNCCEHFIEPVLQGHKLMLVFDLIWTNAKIEIPRNFPVFLTALKQIKKAIKSWRHHHLLNSKKKDKTQRVMHSGCSPSDSGTELSPTIAAEDICIKYYSLDSDADFLYSEEILKENILFLVLNKK
- the LOC130701601 gene encoding uncharacterized protein LOC130701601 isoform X2 translates to MVISGEETVESSSAMHTEKIYLFNENVLENGDSLNYRSLLTDAVKMENQGKFLEFAWGMEMQVEEVPIKPLRVVEVDLNMQVPVSLQNVELLKEISKKAYGEEENRLSFGSILGQGWELGASKIYGPNHEDVELSSMITSHLQLPSEMNIAAKFKKLVLYAGHHCFLNNLGSCWVDGKFGTLLLQLPVEGGHEGGHLNIEYQGRKKKFESHTNSDRTFYLSSFYNCCEHFIEPVLQGHKLMLVFDLIWTNAKIEIPRNFPVFLTALKQIKKAIKSWRHHHLLNSKKKDKTQRVMHSGCSPSDSGTELSPTIAAEDICIKYYSLDSDADFLYSEEILKENILFLVLNKK